In the bacterium genome, one interval contains:
- a CDS encoding branched-chain amino acid ABC transporter substrate-binding protein yields the protein MRKILCFVLISLVCVSFVSCGVKKDVKEGKVVKVALVCPLTGDIAAMGQGMKNGATLAIEEANQTLKEIKFELLALDDRADPKEAVNAANQIVSDKDVCGVVGHLNSGCSIPASAVYNRHNLVMVSPASTNPKLTQQGFTNVFRTCTTDDVQGSFAADFVYKKEIKGVAIIHDKTPYGQGLAEEFQKTFQNLRGKVLCFEGISLGDRDFKALLIKIKGLNPQIIYFGGMYQEGGLISKQAKELGLNVPLVGGDGIYTGEYIKIAGKSSEGDMATMIGSPPDKLPKAKDFIEKYKTKFPDMDMQPYDPYTYDTTNIIIEAVKNIGQDKGKIIDYIKNIKYDGIIGETRFDEKGDTLNKEITCYSVKDGKWQISE from the coding sequence ATGAGGAAAATTTTATGTTTTGTGTTAATTAGTCTTGTATGTGTTTCTTTTGTTAGTTGTGGAGTGAAAAAGGATGTTAAAGAAGGAAAGGTAGTTAAAGTTGCATTAGTTTGTCCTTTAACCGGGGACATTGCCGCTATGGGACAGGGGATGAAAAACGGAGCAACATTAGCCATTGAAGAGGCAAATCAAACTTTAAAAGAGATTAAATTTGAGTTGCTGGCACTGGATGACCGTGCTGACCCAAAAGAAGCAGTAAATGCCGCCAATCAAATTGTCTCTGATAAAGATGTCTGTGGTGTAGTAGGACATCTAAACTCTGGATGTTCAATACCTGCTTCTGCAGTCTATAACAGACATAATTTAGTTATGGTTTCTCCTGCCTCTACTAATCCAAAACTTACCCAGCAGGGATTTACAAATGTCTTTCGTACCTGCACAACTGATGATGTTCAGGGAAGTTTTGCGGCTGATTTTGTTTATAAAAAAGAAATAAAAGGAGTAGCCATAATTCATGATAAAACACCTTATGGTCAAGGACTGGCTGAAGAATTCCAAAAAACATTCCAGAATCTTAGAGGAAAGGTGTTATGCTTTGAAGGAATAAGCCTTGGTGATAGAGATTTTAAGGCATTACTTATAAAGATAAAGGGATTAAATCCACAGATAATTTATTTTGGTGGAATGTATCAGGAAGGAGGACTTATCTCAAAACAGGCAAAAGAGTTGGGTTTAAATGTTCCTTTAGTCGGTGGAGATGGAATCTATACGGGTGAATATATAAAAATTGCTGGAAAATCGTCTGAAGGAGATATGGCAACGATGATTGGGTCACCACCTGATAAACTTCCTAAGGCAAAAGATTTCATTGAGAAATATAAAACTAAATTCCCTGATATGGATATGCAACCTTATGACCCTTATACTTATGATACCACAAATATTATCATTGAGGCGGTTAAAAATATAGGACAGGATAAAGGTAAAATAATTGATTACATTAAGAATATAAAATACGATGGCATAATTGGAGAGACAAGATTTGATGAAAAAGGTGATACCTTAAATAAAGAGATTACTTGCTATAGTGTTAAAGATGGGAAGTGGCAGATTTCAGAATAA